In one window of Oryzias melastigma strain HK-1 linkage group LG5, ASM292280v2, whole genome shotgun sequence DNA:
- the apobec2a gene encoding C->U-editing enzyme APOBEC-2a has translation MADKKRTPPKRKERTEEVRDDGQKPEENGEVPSDSAAAAAVENSENGTLQYEPMELPPFEVITGDRIDPFVFKFQFKNVEYSSGRNKTLLCYLVDSGGSGDGLLRGYLEDEHAGTHAEEAFFTHCLPNIDPSVQYNITWYVSSSPCQACSLKLAELLKSRKNVKLSIFSSRLFEWEAEEVQAGLKALHSVGCKLRVMKPLDFSYTWDTFVETEEEPLNLWEDCKDNYEYYHEKLDQILH, from the exons ATGGCTGACAAAAAGCGCACTCCACCAAAGAGGAAAGAACGGACGGAGGAGGTCAGAGATGACGGACAGAAGCCTGAGGAGAATGGAGAGGTCCCCTCggactctgctgctgctgctgctgtggaaaacagtgagaatgGAACACTTCAGTATGAGCCCATGGAGCTACCCCCTTTTGAAGTCATCACTGG GGACCGGATCGACCCATTTGTCTTCAAGTTCCAGTTCAAGAATGTGGAGTACTCGTCAGGTCGCAACAAGACGCTGCTGTGTTACCTGGTTGACAGTGGGGGATCAGGGGATGGGCTCCTACGGGGCTACCTGGAGGATGAACATGCTGGCACCCACGCTGAGGAGGCGTTCTTCACACACTGTCTGCCCAACATCGACCCCAGCGTTCAGTACAACATCACCTG GTACGTGTCGTCCAGCCCTTGCCAAGCTTGTTCCTTAAAGCTAGCAGAGCTGCTGAAGTCCAGGAAAAACGTCAAGCTCAGCATCTTTTCTTCTCGCCTGTTCGAGTGGGAGGCAGAAGAGGTCCAGGCTGGCCTGAAGGCCCTGCACAGCGTCGGCTGCAAGCTGAGGGTGATGAAGCCTCTGGACTTCTCTTACACCTGGGACACCTTTGTGGAAACTGAAGAGGAACCGCTGAACCTGTGGGAGGACTGCAAAGATAACTATGAGTACTACCATGAGAAGCTGGACCAGATTCTGCACTGA